Proteins encoded together in one Ferroglobus placidus DSM 10642 window:
- the icd gene encoding isocitrate dehydrogenase (NADP(+)) yields MKYEKVKPPEEGERIEYKDGKLIVPDNPIIPYFEGDGIGKDVVPAALKVLDAAAEKIGKEVVWFKVYAGEDAYKLYGTYLPEDTLNAIREFRVALKGPLTTPVGGGYRSLNVTIRQTLDLYANVRPVFYIKGVPSPLKNPEVVDLVIFRENTEDVYAGIEWPKGSEEAKKVIKFLAEEFGIRIREDSGIGLKPISEFATKRLVRLAIKYAIENNRRSVTLVHKGNIMKYTEGAFRDWGYEVAKEEFGDKVITEEELWNNYNGELPKGKILINDRIADNMFQQILTRTAEYDVLAMPNLNGDYMSDAAAALVGGLGIAPGSNIGDGMGVFEPVHGSAPKYAGQNKANPTAEILSGALMFEYIGWKKASELIKKALEMTISQGIVTYDIHRHVGGKLVGTREFAEAVVENLQSI; encoded by the coding sequence GAGGGAGACGGAATTGGGAAAGACGTAGTTCCCGCTGCGTTAAAAGTTTTGGATGCTGCTGCCGAGAAAATTGGAAAGGAAGTTGTGTGGTTTAAAGTTTACGCCGGAGAGGATGCCTACAAGCTTTACGGAACTTACCTTCCCGAAGATACGCTAAACGCGATAAGGGAATTTAGAGTCGCTCTAAAAGGTCCGCTAACAACTCCAGTTGGAGGAGGTTATAGAAGTTTGAACGTCACGATAAGGCAAACCCTCGACCTCTACGCAAATGTCAGGCCGGTGTTTTACATCAAAGGCGTTCCGAGCCCGCTGAAAAATCCGGAAGTCGTTGATCTCGTGATATTCAGAGAAAACACCGAAGACGTTTACGCCGGAATAGAGTGGCCTAAGGGAAGTGAGGAAGCGAAAAAAGTGATAAAGTTCTTGGCTGAAGAATTCGGAATTCGCATAAGAGAGGATTCGGGCATCGGCTTGAAGCCGATAAGCGAATTCGCCACGAAAAGGCTCGTTAGGTTAGCTATAAAATACGCGATAGAAAACAACAGGAGGAGCGTTACTCTCGTTCACAAGGGGAACATAATGAAGTACACCGAAGGAGCCTTCAGAGACTGGGGGTACGAGGTGGCTAAGGAGGAGTTCGGAGACAAAGTTATTACAGAGGAGGAGCTCTGGAACAACTACAACGGAGAGCTGCCGAAGGGAAAGATTCTGATAAATGATAGAATAGCCGACAACATGTTCCAGCAGATCCTTACGAGAACCGCAGAATACGACGTGCTTGCTATGCCAAACCTGAACGGCGACTACATGAGCGATGCAGCTGCAGCTTTAGTTGGAGGACTCGGAATCGCTCCGGGAAGCAACATAGGAGACGGAATGGGAGTCTTTGAACCAGTTCACGGCTCAGCTCCGAAATACGCTGGACAGAACAAAGCGAATCCAACAGCCGAAATTTTGAGCGGAGCTTTGATGTTCGAATACATAGGCTGGAAGAAAGCTTCCGAGCTTATTAAGAAAGCTCTCGAAATGACGATTTCACAAGGTATAGTCACCTACGACATCCATCGCCACGTCGGTGGAAAGCTTGTAGGAACGAGAGAGTTTGCAGAGGCTGTGGTTGAGAATTTGCAGTCCATCTAA
- a CDS encoding MinD/ParA family ATP-binding protein → MIIGLHSFKGGSGKTFVATNLGYKLSEKGRKVCVIELDMKAPSLHSFFETEKFVNELLTKKASARDYLNEVKENLSVIVASPSLQEIKRDLMRSDVESLKILKRLQEVLAELKSMNFDFIILDNPPGLSYMSVNSMLVSDIIFFVSRAEKDDLAGLNILYEVSKNVEKQKYVILNRITERTKNIRLSYPVAAKIPCSCEITDEPFFVETFKEHEVSRAFDELAEKILGLR, encoded by the coding sequence ATGATAATCGGCTTGCACTCGTTTAAAGGTGGAAGCGGAAAAACGTTCGTTGCAACAAATTTGGGATACAAGCTGTCTGAAAAGGGAAGAAAGGTTTGCGTCATCGAACTCGACATGAAAGCTCCGAGCTTGCATTCTTTTTTCGAAACGGAAAAGTTCGTAAATGAGCTGCTGACGAAAAAAGCGTCAGCGAGAGATTACCTTAACGAAGTGAAGGAAAATCTCAGCGTGATCGTTGCTTCTCCTTCCCTTCAGGAGATCAAAAGGGATTTGATGAGGAGTGATGTTGAAAGCTTGAAAATTCTGAAAAGATTGCAGGAAGTTCTGGCTGAGCTGAAATCCATGAACTTTGATTTTATTATACTCGATAACCCTCCCGGGTTAAGCTACATGAGCGTGAACTCGATGCTCGTAAGCGATATTATATTTTTCGTTTCACGAGCCGAAAAGGATGATTTGGCGGGATTGAACATTCTTTACGAGGTCTCGAAAAACGTTGAAAAGCAGAAGTATGTAATTTTGAACAGAATCACGGAAAGAACAAAAAATATCAGGTTGAGCTATCCGGTTGCTGCAAAAATACCTTGCAGCTGCGAAATCACTGACGAGCCGTTTTTCGTTGAAACCTTTAAAGAGCATGAGGTTTCGAGGGCTTTCGACGAATTAGCTGAAAAAATTCTTGGATTGCGGTAA
- a CDS encoding KaiC domain-containing protein, whose amino-acid sequence MLLSTGIPGLDKMLGGGIPKGYVVGVIGGYGTGKTTLSLHFISEGVRRGERCIFISFEEDEESIIETAKSFGMNLESNVRILRLEAEVVRDSFEKIENEMKTIFTDFGVERVVIDNISVLETLYSERERYKALSTFKRIVKESGATAIITSESDKDNPLHSKYGILEYVSDGLIVLRMARGGEFEEVILIAEVLKMRRMNHSRKPRPYTISERGMEVFEEAEVV is encoded by the coding sequence ATGTTACTTTCAACCGGAATTCCGGGACTGGATAAAATGCTCGGTGGCGGAATTCCAAAGGGGTACGTAGTTGGAGTAATCGGAGGTTACGGGACCGGGAAAACAACGCTCTCTCTTCACTTCATCAGCGAAGGTGTTAGAAGGGGGGAGAGGTGCATTTTTATAAGCTTCGAGGAGGACGAGGAGAGCATTATCGAAACGGCAAAAAGTTTCGGCATGAACCTTGAAAGCAACGTGAGAATTCTGAGACTTGAAGCGGAGGTTGTGAGAGATAGCTTCGAAAAAATCGAAAACGAGATGAAAACAATTTTCACAGATTTCGGTGTGGAAAGAGTTGTAATAGACAACATAAGCGTTCTCGAAACGCTTTACTCAGAAAGAGAGAGGTACAAAGCTCTATCGACTTTTAAGAGAATCGTGAAGGAGAGCGGTGCAACAGCCATCATAACGAGCGAGAGCGATAAGGACAATCCGCTTCATTCGAAATACGGGATTCTCGAATACGTTTCTGATGGGTTGATTGTGCTTAGAATGGCGAGGGGAGGAGAGTTCGAGGAGGTAATACTGATTGCGGAGGTTTTAAAGATGCGGAGGATGAACCACTCGAGAAAACCTCGCCCGTACACGATTTCTGAAAGGGGAATGGAGGTATTTGAAGAGGCTGAAGTAGTTTGA
- a CDS encoding nucleotidyltransferase domain-containing protein, with protein MKVATYGERRVVKYDENHWNLLKEKRKIAKELMETLEDFGIPSILYGSVARGDVKESSDVDIFIPLQIPSFKIELALSDFEILEKRIIQATPNHVVKGEFVLANANVSFPLAKMKDRELDFYKFGGAITLDELRNDKRVCGVDKRLVLIIPESFGHVEIPINELDKSEVAKILGVGVDIVEERIRVLERRREIGRTGVFLKEKVADFDSFEKFLEKISERNQLVRRRVKL; from the coding sequence ATGAAAGTCGCAACTTACGGGGAAAGGAGGGTTGTAAAATACGACGAAAATCACTGGAATCTTTTAAAAGAGAAGAGAAAAATTGCGAAGGAGTTAATGGAAACTCTCGAGGATTTCGGAATTCCTTCGATTTTGTACGGAAGCGTAGCGAGGGGTGACGTTAAGGAAAGCAGCGACGTCGACATTTTCATCCCCCTTCAAATCCCCTCCTTCAAGATAGAACTCGCTCTTTCGGATTTCGAAATTTTGGAGAAGAGGATAATTCAAGCCACGCCAAATCACGTCGTTAAAGGGGAGTTCGTACTGGCTAATGCCAACGTCAGCTTTCCCCTTGCGAAGATGAAGGACAGAGAGCTGGATTTCTACAAATTTGGAGGTGCAATAACACTCGACGAATTAAGAAATGACAAGAGGGTTTGCGGAGTTGATAAGAGGCTCGTGCTGATAATTCCCGAGAGCTTTGGGCACGTGGAAATTCCGATTAACGAACTCGATAAAAGTGAAGTTGCAAAGATTCTCGGAGTTGGCGTGGACATAGTTGAAGAAAGAATTAGGGTTCTGGAGAGGAGGAGAGAGATAGGTAGAACTGGGGTATTTTTAAAAGAAAAAGTTGCAGACTTCGACAGCTTCGAGAAGTTTCTCGAAAAAATTTCGGAGAGAAATCAGCTCGTTAGGAGGAGGGTGAAGCTGTAA
- a CDS encoding helix-turn-helix domain-containing protein, whose product MNEPVEIVDLLKRILDVLERIEKKISNNGEEEKIKFDPFTLLELPDNLRSTAMALIKLGRGTASDVAKITGRGRAIESHYLNTLVKMGYAKKRREGRRVIYEIRG is encoded by the coding sequence GTGAACGAACCCGTGGAAATCGTCGACCTTCTAAAGAGAATTCTCGACGTTTTGGAGAGGATAGAGAAGAAAATCAGCAACAACGGTGAGGAGGAAAAAATCAAATTCGACCCATTCACACTTCTCGAACTTCCGGACAATTTAAGATCTACCGCTATGGCGCTGATAAAGCTTGGCAGAGGGACAGCCTCTGACGTGGCGAAGATAACGGGAAGAGGAAGAGCCATAGAAAGTCATTATCTAAACACCCTCGTTAAGATGGGTTACGCGAAAAAGAGGAGAGAGGGAAGGAGAGTTATCTATGAGATCCGAGGTTAA
- a CDS encoding M48 family metalloprotease, whose protein sequence is MNSIACAFYCLANSNFGKAFFVFSLGVAVATLGYLLSRDSILKVKFYVFANAFVAVNLPVVYFSMSCDMFWFMKYYALYALTFGILLFSFPKAYKLYLGKMYGFRTDDELAKKHDLKRIYVLNTLLPKAFTVGRDVFVSEGLLELLEEDELSAVIYHEKFHAMQNKLFSLKAVKFLTFLHIPENEIEKAADEYAEKLVGKDALRRARKKLEDFYS, encoded by the coding sequence GTGAATTCAATAGCCTGCGCGTTTTACTGCCTTGCAAACTCTAACTTCGGTAAAGCTTTTTTTGTTTTCAGCTTAGGTGTCGCTGTTGCTACTTTAGGATACTTGCTTTCGAGGGATTCGATTCTCAAAGTGAAGTTTTACGTATTCGCAAACGCTTTTGTAGCGGTCAATCTTCCGGTAGTTTACTTCTCAATGTCCTGCGACATGTTTTGGTTTATGAAGTACTACGCTCTCTACGCTTTGACGTTCGGAATTCTCCTTTTCAGCTTTCCAAAAGCTTACAAGCTGTACTTGGGAAAGATGTACGGCTTTAGAACTGATGACGAGCTTGCGAAAAAACACGATTTAAAAAGAATTTACGTGCTGAACACTCTTCTTCCCAAAGCATTCACGGTAGGAAGAGATGTTTTTGTAAGCGAGGGTTTGCTCGAGTTACTTGAAGAGGACGAGCTTTCGGCTGTTATATACCACGAAAAATTCCATGCCATGCAAAACAAACTGTTTTCGCTTAAGGCTGTTAAGTTTTTAACTTTCCTCCACATTCCCGAGAACGAAATTGAGAAAGCTGCAGATGAGTATGCTGAAAAGCTTGTTGGAAAAGATGCGCTCCGAAGAGCCAGAAAGAAACTGGAAGACTTCTATTCTTGA
- a CDS encoding McrC family protein — protein sequence MKTYSTFEYSEVEYRITDDGEERVENNVLYLKEKSVEYLEKLNVAQVLRNKIKFQNYAGVISFEDIRLEILPKFLRTDKKLVKPEEIDEKREKILQNLVRMLEYSGWEGIKETDLTQIGTEKDFFEIYVFLFAKNLAELLKVNRDASYVRTYDELRFVRGKIEFRKYWNPARLHIIPCSYYERNMNTPINRTLKFVSYLLLKKVESSETRRLLKSVISVLDSVTLSPVTLAEVEKITFNRLNSRFIPFIDFCRAFLRDSVFSLQGSDVEFFSFLIPMETLFERFVAKAVKELYKGTEWKPHIQETFGYLVPKEKLFQLQPDIVLENGGERVIVDTKYKILDPEDRKLGVSQQDLYQMYAYCKELGSSKCVLIYPESLNGKIDGEFKLGSKEKIDLKVKTISLENPFDNGKLSENFKESLRNAIGLL from the coding sequence ATGAAAACCTATTCAACCTTTGAGTATTCGGAAGTGGAGTACAGAATAACTGACGATGGAGAGGAAAGAGTAGAGAATAATGTACTCTACCTCAAAGAGAAATCTGTTGAATATCTGGAGAAACTGAACGTAGCTCAGGTTCTGAGAAACAAAATAAAATTCCAGAACTACGCTGGAGTCATTTCTTTCGAAGATATCAGGCTGGAAATTCTCCCAAAATTTCTCAGGACGGATAAGAAGCTGGTAAAACCAGAAGAAATTGATGAAAAGAGAGAGAAAATCTTGCAAAATCTCGTTAGAATGCTTGAATATTCGGGATGGGAAGGAATTAAGGAAACCGACCTCACACAAATCGGGACGGAGAAGGATTTCTTTGAAATCTACGTTTTCCTCTTTGCAAAAAACCTTGCAGAGCTTCTCAAGGTAAACAGGGATGCATCTTACGTCCGAACTTACGACGAACTCAGATTCGTAAGGGGGAAGATAGAATTCAGGAAGTACTGGAATCCAGCAAGACTTCATATAATTCCATGCAGCTACTATGAGAGGAACATGAACACACCAATCAACCGCACCCTGAAATTCGTCTCGTATCTTCTTTTAAAGAAAGTTGAAAGCTCTGAAACGAGAAGGTTGCTTAAAAGCGTGATATCTGTATTAGACTCAGTCACTTTGTCCCCAGTAACTCTGGCAGAGGTCGAGAAAATCACCTTCAACAGGCTTAATTCACGCTTCATTCCGTTCATAGACTTTTGCAGAGCTTTTTTGAGAGACTCAGTTTTCTCGCTTCAGGGCTCGGATGTAGAGTTCTTCTCATTCCTAATACCGATGGAGACATTGTTCGAAAGATTCGTGGCGAAAGCCGTAAAAGAGTTATATAAGGGCACAGAATGGAAACCACATATCCAAGAAACATTTGGTTATCTAGTACCCAAAGAGAAACTTTTCCAGCTACAGCCGGATATAGTTCTCGAAAATGGGGGAGAAAGGGTGATAGTAGATACAAAATACAAGATCCTGGACCCAGAGGACAGAAAGCTCGGTGTTTCTCAGCAGGACCTTTACCAGATGTACGCATACTGCAAAGAGCTTGGATCCAGTAAATGTGTACTTATATACCCCGAAAGTCTGAATGGCAAGATAGATGGAGAATTTAAACTTGGAAGCAAGGAAAAGATCGATTTGAAGGTAAAAACAATATCTCTCGAAAACCCATTTGATAACGGCAAACTTTCGGAGAATTTTAAGGAAAGTTTGAGGAACGCTATAGGATTACTCTAA
- a CDS encoding BlaI/MecI/CopY family transcriptional regulator, translated as MVKKERIELGEELRIFSPLEEKIMEFLWEKKEATLSEIAKGVNASMSSVAATLDRLEKNGFVKKEKKSVEGRRKFVFYPAVSKKDVEVNFVQSILDKLIDKFGDVVVDYFHRKVEKK; from the coding sequence ATGGTCAAAAAAGAGAGAATCGAATTAGGCGAAGAGCTGAGGATATTCTCTCCCCTCGAAGAAAAAATAATGGAGTTTCTGTGGGAGAAAAAGGAAGCTACTCTTTCGGAGATCGCTAAAGGTGTAAACGCGTCGATGTCGAGTGTTGCCGCCACTCTCGACAGGCTTGAGAAAAACGGATTCGTGAAGAAGGAGAAGAAGAGCGTTGAAGGGAGAAGAAAGTTCGTGTTTTATCCGGCTGTAAGCAAGAAGGATGTGGAGGTTAATTTCGTTCAAAGCATTCTCGACAAGTTAATCGATAAGTTTGGAGATGTTGTTGTGGACTACTTCCACAGGAAGGTGGAAAAGAAGTGA
- the cutA gene encoding divalent-cation tolerance protein CutA encodes MYYFIYVTASSKEEAEKIAKHLLEKKLAACVNFWKIESMYWWEGEIQRDEEYAMIVKTKAEKFSEVREEIKKIHSYTTPCICALNVEEGDRKYLDWIDETVE; translated from the coding sequence ATGTACTACTTTATCTACGTAACAGCCTCTTCCAAGGAGGAAGCTGAAAAAATAGCAAAGCACCTCCTCGAAAAGAAGCTTGCCGCTTGCGTTAATTTCTGGAAGATAGAGTCGATGTACTGGTGGGAAGGGGAAATTCAGCGAGATGAGGAGTATGCGATGATAGTAAAGACGAAAGCTGAAAAGTTCTCTGAGGTTAGGGAGGAGATAAAGAAAATCCACAGCTACACAACTCCATGCATATGCGCTTTGAACGTAGAGGAGGGGGACAGGAAGTACTTGGACTGGATAGACGAAACGGTAGAATGA
- a CDS encoding AAA family ATPase, whose product MEVIEMNKERLKPVLEELREKYEKEWRSVEDTILKHLDEVKETIEQHLKNNQEIDFETAKKIYEKIETIDNLTKPFLLWISPSEGGFARDKHEDTEKIRTKILNNQIIRDFLNEVKSLESLGELQRIKDRLEEIKGTEEIKGISISNLSTWMSIFNPKIFMPTWENTVNKHLRNDLGFNRFWGGDSDIEKFIEFTKTVREIADEVGINSMLEAAFYLSKYERSNVESFSDLLKLLKELKDYYHKEWKEVEKPFMDKIEQIRKLILEKIEGGERFSEEDVNEILKLRNEVPENCKFLLRYFVSAGVPPKEVLIRLLNNKNFQNLVKSISQRKEDEIRKFYKLTKEEVMYVGNSSLSTWLAVLNPEYYMPTWGWEHQSGTLPLVLYKDVKELRSFEKWWTQEPEKIFELFSLLKKVSNEAGINNMFETAFYLNKYESRNIKEKNYWIEIGGPPSKEYIGKYLWAPKAPQWRLLENVQKDDIIYHYVTSKGPEEFGGKFVGKSKAKEKAKEIDKDELVRIMREIDENWDNFFEGWRNYDTFYLVELYDYNEFKQPISKEEVGFNPPQKYFVRAPSEIVNKIEQLTSTQKKSEIDEKTKKKIETILTYKKQLILYGPPGTGKTWLARNYAIEVGQEKYRFRRKTLLGVEFFFWVINPERWDYTQLEEGKDVEMGKGRLKSAFEKINNGDLVFIYVGKQIGKIYGIGKYKYDDSNEKPYLSVLKLFEGPSLNDLRAILKDSIPIKQNLRGTLFPLKPEEGLKLLEASGLSLSDLSLEAEEYSEEVEGIRFVTFHPSYSYEEFVEGLRPKADEEGDIRYEIEDGIFKTVCKDAFNALMNHAGIDKVWEDELPELSYEEKQIVLGSLEDAPKFFLVIDEINRGDISRIFGELITLIEEDKRLFAENELTVTLPYSKEKFGVPPNLYIIGTMNTADRSIALIDVALRRRFGFIELMPDYEILEDKLLSRDDEARDIKELAIDVLRKLNERIRKNYDRDHQIGHSYLLKLEKADTKDKAVETLQFIWYHEILPLLQEYFYDSPEKLKRVLNEAFVRVEENSFDFEYLEGERFVEELRKVAEQEQQ is encoded by the coding sequence TTGGAGGTTATAGAAATGAATAAAGAAAGGTTAAAGCCGGTGTTAGAAGAGTTAAGAGAAAAATACGAGAAAGAATGGAGAAGTGTTGAAGATACTATTTTGAAACATCTTGATGAAGTTAAGGAAACCATCGAGCAGCATTTAAAAAACAATCAGGAAATTGATTTTGAAACAGCAAAGAAAATATATGAAAAAATTGAAACAATAGACAACTTAACCAAGCCTTTTCTTCTGTGGATATCTCCTTCAGAAGGAGGATTTGCAAGGGATAAACATGAGGACACAGAGAAAATAAGAACGAAAATATTGAACAATCAAATAATTAGAGATTTTCTAAATGAAGTTAAAAGCTTAGAGAGTTTAGGGGAGCTCCAAAGAATTAAAGATAGACTTGAAGAAATTAAAGGAACCGAAGAGATCAAAGGAATAAGCATATCTAATTTAAGCACGTGGATGAGTATCTTCAATCCGAAAATTTTCATGCCAACATGGGAAAACACAGTAAATAAGCATCTGAGGAATGATCTGGGTTTTAATCGATTCTGGGGTGGTGATTCGGATATTGAAAAATTTATTGAGTTTACCAAAACCGTTAGAGAGATTGCTGATGAGGTTGGAATAAATAGCATGTTGGAAGCTGCATTTTATCTAAGCAAGTATGAAAGAAGCAATGTTGAAAGTTTTTCAGATTTACTTAAATTACTTAAAGAACTAAAAGATTACTATCATAAAGAATGGAAAGAAGTAGAAAAGCCATTTATGGATAAAATTGAACAAATAAGGAAATTAATTCTGGAAAAAATTGAAGGCGGTGAAAGATTCAGTGAGGAAGATGTGAATGAAATCCTCAAACTAAGAAACGAAGTTCCTGAAAATTGTAAATTCTTATTAAGATATTTTGTTAGTGCAGGAGTACCTCCGAAAGAAGTGCTAATTAGACTACTCAACAATAAGAATTTCCAAAATCTGGTTAAATCGATAAGTCAAAGAAAAGAGGATGAAATAAGGAAGTTCTATAAATTAACCAAAGAAGAAGTAATGTATGTCGGTAACTCATCGTTGAGTACTTGGCTTGCAGTTTTGAATCCAGAATATTACATGCCTACTTGGGGATGGGAACATCAAAGTGGAACCCTGCCACTTGTATTATATAAGGATGTCAAAGAGCTTAGGAGTTTTGAGAAATGGTGGACACAAGAACCAGAGAAAATATTTGAGCTGTTTTCTCTTTTGAAGAAAGTTTCAAATGAAGCTGGGATTAATAACATGTTTGAAACGGCGTTCTATTTAAATAAGTATGAGAGCAGGAATATAAAAGAGAAAAATTACTGGATAGAGATAGGAGGCCCACCCTCAAAAGAATATATAGGTAAATACCTGTGGGCTCCGAAGGCACCGCAATGGAGATTACTGGAAAATGTTCAGAAAGACGACATTATTTATCATTATGTCACTTCCAAAGGGCCTGAGGAGTTTGGGGGAAAGTTTGTCGGAAAATCTAAAGCAAAGGAGAAAGCCAAGGAAATTGATAAAGATGAACTTGTCAGAATAATGAGGGAGATTGACGAAAATTGGGATAACTTCTTTGAAGGTTGGAGAAATTATGATACCTTCTACTTAGTCGAACTTTACGATTATAACGAATTCAAACAACCGATCTCGAAAGAAGAGGTTGGATTTAATCCCCCTCAGAAATATTTTGTCAGGGCCCCATCCGAAATTGTAAACAAAATTGAACAGCTGACGTCAACTCAAAAGAAGTCAGAAATCGATGAAAAAACAAAAAAGAAAATCGAAACCATTCTCACCTACAAAAAACAACTCATCCTTTACGGCCCTCCTGGCACGGGCAAAACATGGCTTGCAAGAAACTATGCAATAGAAGTTGGTCAAGAAAAATACAGGTTTAGAAGAAAAACCCTATTGGGTGTAGAATTTTTCTTTTGGGTTATAAACCCTGAGAGGTGGGATTATACACAGCTTGAAGAAGGCAAAGACGTTGAAATGGGGAAAGGAAGATTAAAGAGTGCGTTTGAAAAGATAAACAACGGAGACCTGGTGTTTATATATGTAGGTAAACAAATAGGAAAGATATACGGAATCGGGAAATATAAATACGATGATTCAAACGAAAAGCCCTACTTATCTGTTTTGAAGCTATTTGAAGGACCCAGTTTAAACGATTTAAGAGCAATTTTGAAGGACTCGATTCCAATTAAACAAAACCTAAGAGGAACTTTGTTTCCGTTGAAGCCTGAAGAAGGTCTAAAACTGCTTGAAGCATCAGGATTAAGTCTGAGTGATTTAAGCCTTGAGGCGGAAGAATACTCTGAAGAGGTAGAGGGTATAAGATTCGTTACTTTCCACCCCTCTTATTCCTACGAGGAGTTCGTTGAAGGATTAAGGCCAAAAGCGGATGAAGAAGGGGATATTAGGTACGAGATAGAAGATGGAATTTTCAAAACTGTTTGCAAAGACGCCTTCAATGCCCTTATGAACCATGCCGGCATCGATAAGGTGTGGGAAGATGAATTACCCGAATTAAGCTATGAAGAAAAACAGATTGTTTTAGGTTCTCTGGAAGATGCTCCAAAATTCTTCCTCGTGATAGATGAGATAAACAGGGGCGACATTTCCAGAATTTTCGGGGAGCTCATAACTCTTATAGAAGAAGACAAAAGGCTCTTTGCCGAGAACGAGCTGACAGTTACTCTGCCATACTCCAAGGAAAAATTCGGAGTCCCGCCCAACCTCTACATTATAGGCACTATGAACACAGCAGACAGAAGCATAGCCCTGATTGACGTAGCCCTGCGCAGGAGGTTTGGTTTTATCGAACTCATGCCGGACTACGAAATTCTCGAAGATAAGCTCTTGTCAAGGGATGATGAAGCGAGAGATATTAAAGAACTCGCAATCGATGTTTTGAGAAAACTGAACGAAAGAATCAGAAAGAATTACGACAGAGACCATCAAATAGGGCACAGCTACCTTTTAAAGCTTGAAAAAGCCGATACCAAAGATAAAGCAGTTGAAACTCTGCAATTCATCTGGTATCACGAGATACTCCCGCTGCTGCAGGAGTACTTCTACGACAGTCCGGAGAAGCTTAAGAGAGTCCTCAACGAAGCATTCGTTAGGGTTGAAGAGAATAGCTTCGACTTTGAGTACCTTGAAGGTGAAAGATTTGTTGAAGAGCTGAGAAAAGTTGCCGAACAGGAGCAGCAATGA